GACGGCATCGGACAAACCATCTTAGCAGAAATGGCTGCTGATTTAGCAGCAGTGGGAAGGCGATCGCAACAACTGGGCATCCGCATGGTACTCCATCCCGATCAATTTGTGGTATTAAGTTCTGACTCGCCACAAGTCGTGGAAAACAGTATCAAAATTTTGACACAACATGCCCAAATTATGGACTTGCTCAGTTTACCGCGCTCGGCTTGGGCGTGCATGAATATTCACGGAGGCAAAGCTCAGAGAACGTCGCAATTGGTGCAAGTTGTCAATCGCCTTCCAGAAGCAATTAAAAGCCGCCTCACTTTTGAAAATGACGAATATGCCTACAGTGCTGAGGAAATCTTAGCTGTTTGTCAGCAGGCAAAAGTCCCAATGGTTTTTGACGCTCACCATCACATCTGTCATGAGAAACTAGAAAGCTACGATCATCCCTCCGTAGCCGAGATGTTTTATGCTGCTAGATCGACGTGGAAAAATCCAGAGTGGCAACTCGTCCACATTTCTAACGGTGAAGCAGCTTTCAGTGATAGACAGCATAGCGAATTTATTACCGTCATGCCCAGTATCTACCGAGAAGCACCCTGGATTGAAATTGAAGCTAAGGCAAAAGAAGAGGCGATCGCGGCTTTGACTAACAGCAATTGGTG
This window of the Chroococcidiopsis thermalis PCC 7203 genome carries:
- the uvsE gene encoding UV DNA damage repair endonuclease UvsE, producing MITEPSSTKLLSRTGDRSKLGLVCITVSKAVRYRTMTRTRYLKLSAAERETALRELYLSNLTRLNAAISFCQANQIFLYRMPSGLFPLSDMEDGIGQTILAEMAADLAAVGRRSQQLGIRMVLHPDQFVVLSSDSPQVVENSIKILTQHAQIMDLLSLPRSAWACMNIHGGKAQRTSQLVQVVNRLPEAIKSRLTFENDEYAYSAEEILAVCQQAKVPMVFDAHHHICHEKLESYDHPSVAEMFYAARSTWKNPEWQLVHISNGEAAFSDRQHSEFITVMPSIYREAPWIEIEAKAKEEAIAALTNSNW